A region of Sphingomonas crusticola DNA encodes the following proteins:
- a CDS encoding GatB/YqeY domain-containing protein yields the protein MIRDDIQAAQIAAMKARDTATLNASRLILAAIKNRDIELRTSASTPDDDVVVTEVMQKMIKQRRESVELYQKGGRQELADAELAEIAVIERFLPQQMSEEEAASAIDAIATELGATSVKDMGRVMAAMKERHAGQLDMSKASALVKARLA from the coding sequence ATGATTCGAGACGATATCCAGGCGGCGCAGATTGCCGCGATGAAGGCGCGCGACACCGCCACCCTCAACGCCAGCCGGTTGATCCTGGCTGCGATCAAGAATCGCGACATCGAACTGCGCACCTCCGCGTCCACACCCGACGACGACGTGGTGGTGACCGAAGTCATGCAGAAAATGATCAAGCAGCGCCGCGAATCGGTTGAACTGTATCAAAAAGGCGGCCGCCAGGAATTAGCCGACGCCGAACTGGCCGAGATCGCGGTTATCGAACGCTTCCTCCCCCAGCAGATGAGCGAAGAGGAAGCGGCCAGCGCCATCGATGCGATCGCGACGGAGCTCGGTGCGACCTCGGTCAAGGATATGGGCCGCGTGATGGCCGCCATGAAGGAGCGCCATGCCGGGCAGCTCGATATGAGCAAGGCCAGTGCGCTGGTTAAAGCGCGGTTGGCGTAA
- a CDS encoding GIY-YIG nuclease family protein, whose product MTFWAYMLRCADERFYVGHTDNLEGRMSQHQHGRYCDFTARRRPVALVWSQEFPTREEALSAERRLKGWTRAKKLALIEGDWARISWLAIPPKERPSTSLRTNGEGAITALPSPDPSRKREGNS is encoded by the coding sequence ATGACGTTCTGGGCCTATATGTTACGATGCGCCGACGAGCGTTTCTACGTAGGCCATACGGACAATCTTGAAGGACGAATGAGCCAGCACCAGCATGGCCGCTATTGCGATTTCACGGCCCGGCGACGGCCGGTCGCTTTGGTGTGGTCGCAGGAGTTCCCGACGCGCGAGGAAGCGCTTTCGGCGGAACGCCGGCTAAAGGGATGGACACGTGCGAAAAAGCTGGCCCTGATCGAAGGGGATTGGGCTCGCATCTCGTGGTTGGCCATTCCGCCGAAGGAACGTCCTTCGACTTCGCTCAGGACGAACGGTGAGGGTGCGATTACCGCACTCCCCTCCCCTGACCCCTCCCGCAAGCGGGAGGGGAATTCCTGA
- the dnaG gene encoding DNA primase, whose product MSLSPQFLDELRHRTMLSALIGRSVKLQKAGREYRACCPFHDEKTPSFYVNDDKGFYHCFGCSAHGDAIRFLTEAKGMPFMEAVKELAQAAGMDVPAADPRSAERAERATGLVAASEAAQSWFAEQLQGIAGAEARAYLAKRGVPDDLVKAFGLGFAPDSRGKLKAALASFGNDTLIEAGLLILVDEKEPYDRFRGRLIFPVRDARGRTIAFGGRILDAGEPKYLNSPDTPLFDKGRTLYNLDRAAPASRKAERVIVVEGYMDVIALARAGIDEAVAPLGTALTEAQIERLWRLVPVPVLCFDGDKAGQKAAIRAALRALPMVGPDRSLRFVTLPDGQDPDDLVKAGGKAAFENALQSAIPLVDLIWRHEAGATALDTPETRAGLRRRLAEHAASITDQGTSEQYKLEFRRRFDALFGAAPPRQHSEGPPFRERQPFRRGDFRKPPPRPTSAGARSIGKSGVDRMFARAVIAGLVLHPGTAAAHAEALAGLELGDPVLERIRDALVDAAFTGRSLEGGGAHSILADAGLEAATEELCRTNGLAFSFLRSDADPSRATRDLGEAIDVLVTRPLIEQALTEATRTFGTTTDEASFAEQQRLTREKQDVERRLMDLMQPEGE is encoded by the coding sequence ATGTCGCTTTCCCCGCAATTCCTGGACGAGTTGCGCCACCGGACGATGCTTTCCGCGCTGATCGGCCGGTCGGTGAAACTCCAAAAGGCCGGCCGCGAATATCGCGCTTGCTGCCCGTTTCACGACGAGAAGACGCCGAGCTTCTACGTCAATGACGACAAAGGCTTTTACCATTGCTTCGGCTGCTCGGCGCATGGCGACGCGATCCGGTTCCTCACGGAAGCCAAGGGCATGCCGTTCATGGAGGCGGTCAAGGAACTCGCCCAGGCGGCGGGGATGGATGTGCCTGCGGCCGATCCGCGCTCCGCCGAGCGCGCCGAACGCGCGACCGGGCTGGTGGCCGCGTCGGAGGCGGCGCAAAGCTGGTTCGCCGAGCAACTGCAGGGGATCGCGGGTGCGGAGGCTCGCGCCTATCTCGCCAAGCGGGGCGTGCCGGACGATCTGGTCAAGGCATTTGGACTCGGTTTCGCGCCCGATTCGCGCGGCAAGCTCAAGGCAGCGCTCGCCAGCTTCGGCAACGATACTTTGATCGAGGCGGGGCTGCTGATCCTGGTCGACGAGAAGGAGCCCTATGACCGTTTCCGCGGGCGGCTAATCTTTCCCGTGCGCGATGCGCGGGGAAGGACAATCGCGTTCGGTGGGCGCATCCTCGATGCGGGCGAGCCAAAATATCTCAACTCCCCTGACACGCCACTCTTCGACAAGGGTCGCACGCTCTACAATCTCGATCGCGCGGCGCCGGCTAGCCGCAAGGCCGAGCGCGTGATCGTTGTCGAAGGCTATATGGACGTGATCGCGCTTGCGAGGGCCGGCATTGACGAGGCGGTAGCCCCGCTCGGCACCGCGTTGACCGAGGCGCAGATCGAGCGGCTGTGGCGCCTGGTGCCGGTGCCGGTCCTGTGTTTCGACGGCGATAAAGCGGGGCAGAAGGCGGCGATCAGGGCCGCGTTGCGTGCGTTGCCGATGGTAGGGCCTGACCGGTCGCTGCGTTTCGTGACCTTGCCTGACGGGCAGGATCCAGACGATCTGGTCAAGGCAGGCGGCAAGGCAGCGTTCGAAAACGCGTTGCAGTCGGCGATCCCTTTGGTCGACCTTATCTGGCGCCACGAAGCGGGGGCAACCGCCCTCGACACGCCCGAAACGCGCGCCGGGCTGCGCCGCCGTCTTGCCGAACATGCCGCATCGATCACCGACCAGGGCACATCCGAACAATATAAGCTGGAATTCCGTCGGCGCTTCGACGCGCTCTTTGGCGCTGCGCCGCCGCGTCAGCACAGTGAAGGCCCGCCCTTTCGCGAGCGCCAGCCGTTTCGCCGCGGCGATTTCCGCAAGCCCCCGCCTCGCCCGACGTCCGCCGGCGCGCGATCGATCGGCAAAAGCGGCGTCGACCGCATGTTCGCGCGCGCGGTGATTGCCGGGCTGGTGCTCCACCCAGGCACCGCGGCGGCGCATGCGGAGGCGCTGGCAGGCCTGGAGCTGGGTGATCCGGTGTTGGAGCGCATCCGTGATGCACTGGTCGACGCTGCTTTCACCGGCCGCTCCCTTGAAGGTGGCGGCGCGCATTCCATATTGGCGGATGCCGGGCTTGAAGCGGCAACGGAGGAGCTGTGCCGGACGAACGGTCTTGCCTTTTCCTTTCTGCGCAGCGATGCGGACCCGAGTCGCGCAACACGCGACCTGGGGGAAGCGATCGATGTGCTGGTGACGCGGCCATTGATCGAACAGGCGCTCACCGAAGCAACCCGCACGTTCGGTACCACCACCGACGAGGCGAGCTTTGCGGAACAGCAGCGTTTGACCCGCGAAAAGCAGGACGTCGAACGCAGGCTGATGGATTTAATGCAGCCGGAAGGCGAATGA